The Kribbella jejuensis region CCGGTGGACGCCAGCTGTCGCTGGGCGGTTCGGGCCAGTCAGGCGGCGTATTGAACTTGTGCACGAGCGGGTCCCTCCGAATTCACGCGATCCGCTACCGGCGGTCTGTTCCTGACGAATCAACGATCCGGCGCACCGAACGTCACGGACAAATCTTCGTAAAGTTTCATCCGGCCTACGTCCACATCCCACCATCGAAACAACCGCCCGGCAAGCGCTCTCTCACTCCCCGGACTGCACGTGCATCCGCATCTGAACTCGTTGCCCGATCCCCAAGTTGTCCACAGCAATCACGTGGATATCCACAGCATTTGCAGCAGTTATCCACAGGAACGATCGCAGCCGACTTCACGAATCACTCGCACGCGACGCCATCTCCGTCACGGTCCAGATGCGCGGCATAGCCAGGCTGCCCGCGATACAGCGGCGCCTTCCCCGCGGCGCGGACGGCCGCACAGTTCGCGTAGTAGACGCTGTCCGACGGCTCGGTCGTCTTCGGCGCCGTACTCTGCGTCCGCTGTACCAACGGGACCGGATCGGTCGTCCTTGTCGTCGTCCGCGGCGCCGGAACTGTCACGGTGCGCGCCGGAAGCGGCGCCTGCGTGACCGTCGCAGTCGGCCCAGGCACGGTCTGCTGCACGGTGACGACCGGCCCGGCCACCGTCACCGTTGCGGTCGGTCCGGGCACCGTGACGGTCGCGCCTGGTGCGGATGCTGCCGGAGTGTTGCCGCCGGCGATCGCGGCCAGGATCACGACGAACGCACCCGCCCCCACGGCCCATGCGGCGATCAGTTTCGTCGGTGACTCCGCGCCGTACCGGCCGCTCGGCCCGCGACTCCGCGCGCCCCGCGCATTCAGCCAGAACGCCCAGCCAGCCGGCGCAGGCGGCCACGCCGGGTCCGGTTTCCAGCCAGGCGGTGGTTGCCAGTCCGCGGACGGCGGTGCCGGCCAGCCGGGTGGCGAATTGAAAGTTGCCATAGTGAGTGCCCCCCTCGGGGTTACATCCAGTCACCATGGCGCTGCGTTACAGATCGTTTCTAAGCAACCTGCGCGTGGGCCTCGCTCAGGCGGCAGGGGATGGTACCCGCGGACTCGAGAGCGGCGAGTTGGGTGCAGGCAAGCGAGATGGCTTCGGCCTGGGTGCGGCAGTCGGCATACCAGAACGGGTCGTCCGGCTGCCGATCCTCGGCGTCGTCGATGTCGGCGTACCAGCAGTCGGGCCGGTAATGCACAACCCGCACCTTGAGCTTCATGCCGAGTTCGACGCCGGGTTCTTCGCGCAGGTTCCTGGGGTTTCGACCGACGTCGAATAGCTCCCCATCCAGGAACCCTGCGTTTTGACGTCGCGTCGTACCCGCCATCAGGTTCGACCAACGACGGAGGAAATGACTATGGCCAGGGAACCGCGGGCAGTCCGGAAGGCGCAGGAGGAGCTCGGCAGGGCCTACCAACGGCAAGAGGACACGGCAGACAACTACGCGGAGATGCGGCGTGCGCTGCGCGGGACGGCACAGGCCCACATGGCCGTCAGGACTGAGAACAAGGCCAACAAGGACGCCGCGAAGAACGTCAAGAAGGCCGAGAAGGCCCTCGAGAGGGCAGCGGAGAAAGCAGCGAAGAAGAGCCGGGGGCGCTGAAGCCTCCGGAGTCCTGTGGCGGCGGGCTGTTCTGTCCTCGTTTCAATGGTTTACAACGATGGCAAAGGCGCGGTAGAACCGAGGACGAGACCGGTCCGCCCCCAGGTTTCGTGAGGTGTGTCGTGAGAGTTGTTCGTGTCGCCGTATGCGTGCTGCTGTTGTGCGGTGGGTTGGTGCCGAGTGCGTCGGCTGCCGAGGTGCGGGAGAAGGCCGTGTTGTCGCAGGCGTTCCGGAATCCGGTGAATTCGTCGGCGGATCCGTCGATGATGTTCTACAACGGGAAGTACTACGTCGCGACCACTCGTGGCGATCGGATCGGGATCTGGTCGTCGGCCAGTCTCGCGACGCTGCTTGTCCAGCCGGAGCAGGTTGTGTGGCGCGACTCCGACCCGTCACGCAACACGCAGATGTGGGCGCCGGCGTTCCGGCACGTCGGTGGTCGCTGGTACATCTACTACACGGCCTCGGACGGCGTGGACGCCAACCACCGGATGTACGTCCTCGAGTCGGCCGGCGACGACCCGCTCGGGCCGTACAGCTTCAAGGCGAAGATCGCCGACTTCGGCGAGTACGCGATCGACGGCGAGCCGTTCACGATCAACGGACAGCAGTACTTCGTCTGGACCGGACCGGGCCGTGGTCAGGGCGGACCGGCGCAGCTGTACATCGTCGCGATGAGCAACCCGTGGACGTCGGTCGGCGGCCGCGTCGCGATCCCGGCCGACGGTGGGTGCAGCGAAGTACGCGAAGGTCCGACCCCGTTGTACGGCGCGACGCGCACGTTCCTGACGTACTCGACGTGCGACACCGGGAAGCCGGACTACCAGCTGTGGATGAAGAGCATCGCGAACGGCGCCGACCCGATGGTCGCGTCGAACTGGGTGCAGCACCCCGGACCGATCTTCTCCCGCAACGACGACACCGGCGTGTGGGGTCCTGGCCACCACTCGTTCTTCAAGTCGCCCGACGGTACCGAGGACTGGATCGCGTACCACGGCAAGAACACCAGCGTGTATACGTATTCCTTCCGGACGACCCGCGTCCAGAAGATCAGCTGGAACGCGGACGGTACGCCGAACCTCGGCCGCCCGCTCGCCGCCGGCGCGACCCAGAACCTGCCGTCGGGTGACCCCGGTTCGTCGAACTACTGGATCAACGACACCGACGCCGCGGTCTCCTACACCGGCGCGTGGAGCTCGGGATCCGGCTGCGGGAACCAGTGCTTCTGGGGCAACGACCATTGGAGCTGGGAACCGAACGCGACCGCCACGATCAGCTTCACCGGCACCCGCGTCGCCCTGCTCAGCGTCGTCGACACCGGCAACGGCATCGCCGCCATCTCCGTCGACGGCGGCGCCGAACAACGCGTCGACTACTACAGTTCGATCCGCGTCGGCGAACAACTCATGTACATCAGCCCGACCCTGCCGCCAGGCCCGCACACCGTCCGGGTGCGCGTGACCGGCGACAAGAACCCGGCCTCCACCAGCGCCGTCATCAGCCTGGACCGCATCGAGGTGTACTAGCCCTTCAGGCCGGAGGCGAAGCCGCGGATTACGTAGCGTTGGAGGAAGAGGAACAGTAGGAGGATCGGCAAGGCCGCGAGGATCAGGCCTGCCGCGACGAGGCCGTAGTTCGAGGTGTATTGGTTGACGAAGGCAAACACTCGGACCGGGACGGTCTCGTGGCCGGAGCCGCCGAGGTAGAGCAGCGGGGTGAAGAAGTCGTTCCAGATCTGTACGGCGTTGAGGATCAGCACCGTGCCGGTGATCGGCCGCAGCAGCGGGAAGATCACGTGCGCGAACGCCTGCAGGTGCGAGGCTCCGTCGATCAGCGCGGCGTTCGTGTAGTCGGCCGGCAGCGAGCGGATGAAGCCGGTGTAGAGGAAGACCGTGAACGGCAGCTGGATCCCGGTGTAGAAGATGATCATGCCCTGGTACGTCCCGAGCAGGCCGAGGTTGTCGACGAGCTGGTACAGCGGGATCATCCCGAGCTGGAACGGCAGGATGATGCCGACCAGGAACAGGATGTAGAGGCTGTAGCTCAGCCGCGTCGCCGTACGCGCGAGGAAGTACGCCGCCAGCGACCCGAGCGCGATCAGCAGCAACACGCTGACGACCGTGATCAACGTGCTGTTCAGCAAGGCCGATCCGAGCCCGGCTTCGCGCCACGCCTCGCCGAAGGCGCCGACGCTCGGTGGCGACGGCAGCGAGAGCGGCCTGTTCGCGATCTGCTGCGGATCCTTGAACGCCAGCGTGACCAGGACGTACACCGGGAACAGGAAGCCGATCGCGACGACGATCATCACGACCTCGAGCAGGAACGTCCGCGGACGGTACTTCATGCCGTCGTCTCCCTCGACCTCAGGTACCCGATCTGCACGAACGACACCGCCGCGACGAAGATCGCCAGCACCAGCGCGACCGCCGTACTGTAGCCGAACTTCCCGTACACGAACGCCTGTTTGTACAGCACTGTCGACAACGTGTCGGTCGCGTACCCGGGGCCGCCGTTCGTCATCGCGATGATCTGTGTGAACAGCGTCAGCCCGCCGACCGTCGACAGCATCACGTTGATCGTGACAGCCGGCGCGAGCAGCGGCCAGGTGATGTGCCGGAACCGCGCGACCGTCCCAGCACCGTCGACCATCGCGGACTCGTGCAGCTCGGCCGGCACGCCCTCGAGTCCCGCCAGGAAGATCACCATCGAGTACCCGGCGCACTGCCAGATCACCGTGAACGCGACCGACCACAACGCGATCGACGGATTACCCAACCAGTCCTGCCGCAACGAACCGAGACCCAACGCACCGAGCGCCGCGTTCAGCCCCGCGTCCGGCGCCGGGTTGTAAACGAACTTCCAGAGAAACGCGACCATCACCGGACTGACCACAACCGGCGCGAAGAACACCAGCCGCAACAACATCCGGCTCTTGATCTGAGTATGCACACCGAGCGCCAGCAGCAGCCCGATCCCGTTCTGCACAACGACAATCGCCACCGTCAGCAACAAGGTGTTGCGCAAGGCCCCCAGCGCCTGGTCGTCCTGGAACAACGCCTTGAAGTTGGCCAAGCCGACGAACGACTTGGCATTCCCCACTCCCGACCAGTCGGTGAACGCCGATCCCGCACCCGCGATACTCGGATACAGCACCACCAACGCATAAACCACCACCGCCGGCACCGCAAACCACCACGGCGGCACTATCCCCCCGCGTCGCCGGATCCGCTTGGCCGCTACCCGCACATCCACCGCTGAAGCCGTCATGCGCCCTTCCGATAGGCGTCGTCCATCTTTTTGAGAGCGTCCTGGACGGTGGTTTTGCCGCCGAGGAGTTGTTGTACTACGGCGAAGTGGGTGGGTTGTACTTCGGCGTTGGGCCAGCGTTGGTCCATGAAAGGTACTGCTTTGTTGGCCTTCAGGAGGGGGAGGAAGGAGGTCAGGGCGGGGTCGACCTTCGCGTCGCCGTAGAGCGGGACGCAGGAGACCGCTTCGGCCCAGGTGTTCAGGTTTTCCTGTTGGCCGCAGTAGTCGAGGAAGGACTT contains the following coding sequences:
- a CDS encoding excalibur calcium-binding domain-containing protein, producing MATFNSPPGWPAPPSADWQPPPGWKPDPAWPPAPAGWAFWLNARGARSRGPSGRYGAESPTKLIAAWAVGAGAFVVILAAIAGGNTPAASAPGATVTVPGPTATVTVAGPVVTVQQTVPGPTATVTQAPLPARTVTVPAPRTTTRTTDPVPLVQRTQSTAPKTTEPSDSVYYANCAAVRAAGKAPLYRGQPGYAAHLDRDGDGVACE
- a CDS encoding glycoside hydrolase family 43 protein gives rise to the protein MRVVRVAVCVLLLCGGLVPSASAAEVREKAVLSQAFRNPVNSSADPSMMFYNGKYYVATTRGDRIGIWSSASLATLLVQPEQVVWRDSDPSRNTQMWAPAFRHVGGRWYIYYTASDGVDANHRMYVLESAGDDPLGPYSFKAKIADFGEYAIDGEPFTINGQQYFVWTGPGRGQGGPAQLYIVAMSNPWTSVGGRVAIPADGGCSEVREGPTPLYGATRTFLTYSTCDTGKPDYQLWMKSIANGADPMVASNWVQHPGPIFSRNDDTGVWGPGHHSFFKSPDGTEDWIAYHGKNTSVYTYSFRTTRVQKISWNADGTPNLGRPLAAGATQNLPSGDPGSSNYWINDTDAAVSYTGAWSSGSGCGNQCFWGNDHWSWEPNATATISFTGTRVALLSVVDTGNGIAAISVDGGAEQRVDYYSSIRVGEQLMYISPTLPPGPHTVRVRVTGDKNPASTSAVISLDRIEVY
- a CDS encoding carbohydrate ABC transporter permease, with amino-acid sequence MKYRPRTFLLEVVMIVVAIGFLFPVYVLVTLAFKDPQQIANRPLSLPSPPSVGAFGEAWREAGLGSALLNSTLITVVSVLLLIALGSLAAYFLARTATRLSYSLYILFLVGIILPFQLGMIPLYQLVDNLGLLGTYQGMIIFYTGIQLPFTVFLYTGFIRSLPADYTNAALIDGASHLQAFAHVIFPLLRPITGTVLILNAVQIWNDFFTPLLYLGGSGHETVPVRVFAFVNQYTSNYGLVAAGLILAALPILLLFLFLQRYVIRGFASGLKG
- a CDS encoding carbohydrate ABC transporter permease; the encoded protein is MPAVVVYALVVLYPSIAGAGSAFTDWSGVGNAKSFVGLANFKALFQDDQALGALRNTLLLTVAIVVVQNGIGLLLALGVHTQIKSRMLLRLVFFAPVVVSPVMVAFLWKFVYNPAPDAGLNAALGALGLGSLRQDWLGNPSIALWSVAFTVIWQCAGYSMVIFLAGLEGVPAELHESAMVDGAGTVARFRHITWPLLAPAVTINVMLSTVGGLTLFTQIIAMTNGGPGYATDTLSTVLYKQAFVYGKFGYSTAVALVLAIFVAAVSFVQIGYLRSRETTA